A region from the Brassica napus cultivar Da-Ae chromosome C8, Da-Ae, whole genome shotgun sequence genome encodes:
- the LOC106447728 gene encoding glutathione S-transferase T3-like translates to MDTFLTRVFILVLTLNQQRSLLSPANPEDTPVDKKERRKWTKSDDEVVISGWLNTSKDSIVGNDQRSLIFWQRVGHYYITSHHAIEGGDKRGHLHVKQRWHKINDLTNKFCGAFAAAERQISSGQNENDVLKLAHDILYADHKTKFILEHAWCVLRFEQKWINLNTPKATGSSKRKTGETCSQASSTNVGEQEIRPEGVKAAKAKRNNGKGKSLDEYTTIWEMKKEDLAMKEKLSKLAILDTLLAKKVPLSDAEEVVKNKPLAEYF, encoded by the coding sequence ATGGACACTTTCCTTACGAGAGTTTTCATTCTAGTGTTAACTTTGAACCAACAGAGATCCCTCCTTTCACCAGCTAACCCTGAAGACACACCAGTGGACAAGAAGGAGAGGAGGAAATGGACAAAATCAGATGATGAGGTTGTAATCAGTGGGTGGCTTAACACATCTAAGGATTCAATTGTTGGAAATGATCAAAGGTCCCTCATCTTCTGGCAACGAGTAGGCCATTATTATATAACAAGTCATCATGCTATAGAGGGTGGTGACAAGAGAGGGCATCTCCATGTTAAGCAAAGGTGGCACAAGATCAATGATCTGACTAACAAATTCTGTGGGGCATTTGCGGCTGCCGAGAGACAAATTAGCAGTGGTCAGAATGAGAATGATGTTCTCAAGCTCGCTCATGACATCTTATACGCTGATCACAAGACTAAATTTATCCTTGAGCATGCGTGGTGTGTGTTGAGGTTTGAACAGAAATGGATTAACCTCAACACACCTAAAGCGACTGGTAGTTCAAAGAGAAAAACGGGTGAGACATGTTCCCAAGCTTCAAGCACCAATGTTGGTGAGCAAGAGATCCGGCCTGAAGGTGTCAAGGCTGCAAAGGCTAAAAGGAATAATGGTAAAGGGAAGTCTCTTGATGAGTATACGACCATTTGGGAAATGAAGAAGGAGGATTTGGCAATGAAGGAGAAACTGTCTAAGCTTGCCATACTAGACACGCTTCTTGCCAAAAAAGTACCACTCAGTGATGCTGAAGAAGTCGTGAAGAATAAGCCCTTGGCCGAGTATTTCTGA